Proteins from a single region of Haloplanus sp. GDY1:
- a CDS encoding GNAT family N-acetyltransferase → MVAVESATPGDAAAVADLWVALAAGQRRYGSHLRGEASRRAAEEALARAAADGRLDVARDADDVVGFVRYGVERGALAQDVTRGVVRDLYVVAERRGEGVGSSLLDAAEASLRNRGADVVAVEAMADNEDAIRLYERRGYRPHRIEFEREVENDKRYRGDR, encoded by the coding sequence ATGGTCGCGGTCGAGTCGGCGACCCCGGGCGACGCGGCGGCGGTCGCCGACCTCTGGGTCGCGCTCGCGGCGGGACAGCGCCGATACGGGTCGCACCTCCGGGGCGAGGCGAGTCGCCGGGCGGCCGAGGAGGCGCTGGCCCGGGCCGCGGCCGACGGCCGTCTCGACGTGGCCCGCGACGCCGACGACGTCGTGGGGTTCGTCCGCTACGGCGTCGAACGCGGGGCGCTGGCCCAGGACGTCACCCGCGGCGTCGTCCGCGACCTCTACGTCGTCGCCGAGCGACGGGGCGAGGGGGTCGGCTCCAGCCTGCTCGACGCCGCCGAGGCGTCCCTGCGGAACCGGGGGGCGGACGTCGTCGCCGTGGAGGCGATGGCCGACAACGAGGACGCCATCCGACTGTACGAGCGACGGGGGTACCGCCCCCACCGGATCGAGTTCGAGCGAGAGGTCGAAAACGATAAACGCTACCGCGGGGACCGCTAG
- a CDS encoding cation-translocating P-type ATPase has product MSGRPHSRSAEEVLSALDADPGGLSAGEARRRLAAHGENEVVGTGGRTWAGILLTQFDSVLIWVLVVAAGLSVWVGHAVDAALIVVIVGLNGAFGFAQDYRAERSLEALRKLTAPTTTVRRDGESVVVPATELVPGDVVELGSGDVVPADARLLDETDLGVDESALTGESVPVSKGTEAVDAGTPLADRRGMVYKGTNVTRGSGVAVVTATGMETEVGAIARDLASIEGTRTPLQRELDGLGRRLGLGVVGLAALLVPLLLVRGTPLLDAGLTAVSLAVAAVPEGLPAVVTLTLALGVRTMAEENALVRRLPAVEALGAVDVICTDKTGTLTEGRMHVGRAWIDDRVLHLDGDGASDRLDLLLRAGALCNDATLDDGEPTERALVEAATDHGIDVAALRERRPRTDEVPFSSERKWMGTVHDDVAYVKGAPEVVLSKASGVLSADGTVDRSDAAAERVRERVRAFADDALRVLAVGYTDSPDELEGEELVVVGLVGLIDPPREEVAEAIAATTRAGIEVKMVTGDNAHTAAAIAESLGIGTEVVEGSEVERLGETELEARVETADVFARTSPEHKVRILRALKRNGHVVAMTGDGVNDAPALKSADVGVAMGNRGTDVARSASDVVLLDDNYATITRAIERGRAIFDNVWKFVAYLLSANVAEVAIVLLASLYGYLVLPAVQLLWINLLTDGVPALTLGADPRSGDVMERAPRDPARGIVDRGTLGLMAGAGAVSTAVMLGVLFHALDGAPAVTPYAMTMVFTGFVALEFEKLYVIRWVRDTPTLSNPWLLAAVGSSLALQLAVLYTPLNRYFGTVPLAAGDWGVIATALGVALPGYLVVAAAVRRWRE; this is encoded by the coding sequence GTGTCCGGACGTCCACACAGTCGGTCGGCCGAGGAGGTGCTGTCGGCGCTCGACGCCGACCCCGGCGGGCTCTCCGCCGGGGAGGCCCGGCGGCGCCTCGCGGCCCACGGCGAGAACGAGGTGGTGGGCACGGGCGGTCGGACGTGGGCGGGAATCCTGCTGACGCAGTTCGACAGCGTCCTCATCTGGGTGCTGGTGGTCGCCGCCGGTCTCTCGGTGTGGGTCGGCCACGCCGTCGATGCCGCCCTCATCGTCGTCATCGTCGGGCTCAACGGCGCCTTCGGGTTCGCACAGGACTACCGGGCCGAGCGCAGCCTCGAAGCCCTCCGGAAGCTGACGGCGCCGACGACGACGGTCAGACGCGACGGCGAGTCGGTCGTGGTGCCGGCGACGGAACTCGTCCCCGGCGACGTGGTGGAACTCGGCAGCGGCGACGTGGTGCCCGCGGACGCGCGACTCCTCGACGAGACGGACCTCGGAGTCGACGAGTCGGCGCTGACCGGGGAGAGCGTTCCCGTGTCGAAGGGGACGGAAGCCGTCGACGCCGGGACGCCGCTCGCGGATCGACGCGGGATGGTCTACAAGGGGACGAACGTCACCCGCGGGAGCGGCGTCGCGGTCGTGACCGCGACGGGGATGGAGACGGAGGTGGGCGCCATCGCGCGCGACCTGGCGTCCATCGAGGGGACGCGCACGCCCCTCCAGCGGGAACTCGACGGGCTAGGTCGGCGCCTGGGCCTCGGAGTGGTGGGACTCGCCGCGCTCCTGGTTCCGCTCCTGCTGGTCCGGGGGACGCCGCTCCTCGACGCCGGCCTCACTGCGGTGTCGCTCGCCGTCGCCGCCGTCCCGGAGGGGTTGCCGGCGGTGGTGACCCTGACGCTCGCGCTTGGGGTGCGCACCATGGCCGAGGAGAACGCGCTGGTGCGCCGGCTGCCGGCGGTCGAGGCCCTCGGCGCCGTCGACGTGATCTGTACCGACAAGACGGGGACGCTCACCGAGGGGCGGATGCACGTCGGGCGGGCGTGGATCGACGACCGGGTCCTCCATCTCGACGGCGACGGGGCGTCGGACCGACTCGACCTCCTCCTGCGGGCGGGGGCGCTCTGTAACGACGCCACGCTGGACGACGGCGAACCGACCGAGCGGGCCCTCGTCGAGGCGGCCACGGATCACGGCATCGACGTCGCGGCGCTCCGGGAGCGACGGCCACGCACCGACGAGGTGCCCTTCTCCTCGGAGCGCAAGTGGATGGGCACCGTCCACGACGACGTCGCCTACGTCAAGGGTGCGCCGGAGGTGGTCCTCTCGAAGGCGTCGGGCGTGCTGTCGGCCGACGGGACGGTCGACCGATCGGACGCGGCGGCCGAGCGCGTCCGCGAACGCGTCCGGGCGTTCGCCGACGACGCCCTCCGGGTGCTGGCGGTCGGCTACACCGACTCCCCCGACGAGCTAGAGGGCGAGGAACTCGTCGTCGTGGGGCTCGTGGGGCTGATCGATCCGCCCCGCGAGGAGGTGGCCGAGGCCATCGCGGCGACGACGCGTGCGGGCATCGAGGTGAAGATGGTCACCGGCGACAACGCCCACACCGCCGCGGCCATCGCCGAATCGCTCGGCATCGGAACCGAAGTCGTCGAGGGGAGCGAAGTCGAACGGCTCGGCGAGACGGAACTGGAGGCGCGCGTCGAGACGGCCGACGTGTTCGCCCGCACCTCCCCCGAACACAAGGTACGGATCCTGCGGGCGCTGAAGCGGAACGGCCACGTCGTCGCGATGACGGGCGACGGCGTCAACGACGCCCCGGCACTGAAGAGCGCCGACGTGGGCGTCGCGATGGGGAACCGCGGGACCGACGTGGCGCGGTCGGCGAGCGACGTGGTGTTGCTCGACGACAACTACGCGACGATCACGCGGGCCATCGAGCGGGGACGCGCCATCTTCGACAACGTCTGGAAGTTCGTCGCCTACCTACTCTCGGCGAACGTGGCCGAAGTCGCCATCGTCCTGCTCGCCTCCCTCTATGGCTACCTCGTCCTCCCGGCGGTGCAGTTGCTGTGGATCAACCTGCTGACCGACGGGGTCCCGGCGCTGACGCTCGGCGCGGACCCCCGGAGCGGCGACGTGATGGAGCGGGCGCCCCGCGATCCGGCGCGGGGGATCGTCGACCGCGGCACCCTCGGCCTGATGGCCGGGGCGGGCGCCGTCTCCACCGCCGTGATGCTCGGCGTGCTGTTCCACGCGCTCGACGGCGCCCCCGCCGTCACGCCGTACGCGATGACGATGGTGTTCACCGGCTTCGTCGCCCTGGAGTTCGAGAAACTGTACGTCATCCGCTGGGTGCGGGACACTCCGACGCTCTCGAACCCGTGGCTGCTGGCCGCGGTCGGGTCGTCGCTGGCGCTCCAACTGGCGGTGCTGTACACGCCGCTCAACCGGTACTTCGGGACGGTACCGCTCGCCGCCGGCGACTGGGGGGTTATCGCGACGGCGCTCGGGGTCGCCCTCCCGGGCTATCTCGTCGTCGCGGCCGCCGTCCGGCGGTGGCGCGAGTGA
- a CDS encoding succinylglutamate desuccinylase/aspartoacylase domain-containing protein — MQVHTVGDGTPEVAVVGAIHGDEPCGVRAIERFLDTEPDVDRPAKLIVANERALDRGVRYVDTDLNRCLPGDPESDQYEERLAHDLMAEVQGCTALGIHSTVSYDRPFANVAYLNERKREVAAHLPVEQVVDFTVVADGRSVELPGFLDVEAGHQGSAAAVDNAYDCLLAFLRSTGVLPGEPPAPDPGYYEVTEPIYKEPGRTYHFLGENFVRVGPGDRYATVDGEPIVADEEFWPVLMSDEGHDVLFGYRSTHRGALSTLPDVDHSAEAVADEATDD, encoded by the coding sequence ATGCAGGTCCACACGGTCGGTGACGGGACCCCCGAGGTAGCGGTCGTCGGCGCAATCCACGGGGACGAGCCCTGTGGCGTCCGCGCAATCGAGCGATTCCTCGACACCGAACCCGACGTCGACCGCCCGGCCAAGCTGATCGTCGCCAACGAGCGTGCCCTCGACCGGGGCGTGCGGTACGTCGACACGGACCTCAACCGCTGTCTCCCGGGCGACCCCGAGAGCGACCAGTACGAGGAGCGACTGGCACACGACCTGATGGCCGAGGTGCAGGGGTGTACCGCGCTCGGCATCCACTCGACGGTGTCCTACGACCGGCCCTTCGCCAACGTGGCGTACCTGAACGAGCGCAAGCGGGAGGTGGCCGCCCACCTGCCCGTCGAACAGGTGGTCGATTTCACCGTCGTCGCCGACGGCCGGTCGGTCGAACTCCCGGGCTTTCTCGACGTGGAGGCGGGCCACCAGGGGTCGGCCGCCGCCGTCGACAACGCCTACGACTGCCTGCTCGCGTTCCTCCGGAGCACGGGCGTCCTCCCCGGCGAGCCGCCGGCGCCCGATCCGGGCTACTACGAGGTGACCGAGCCCATCTACAAGGAACCGGGACGGACGTATCACTTCCTCGGCGAGAACTTCGTCCGCGTCGGCCCCGGCGACCGGTACGCCACCGTCGACGGCGAACCGATCGTGGCCGACGAGGAGTTCTGGCCCGTCCTCATGTCCGACGAGGGCCACGACGTCCTCTTCGGCTACCGCTCCACCCACCGCGGGGCGCTGTCGACGCTGCCGGACGTGGACCACTCGGCCGAGGCCGTCGCCGACGAGGCCACCGACGACTAG
- a CDS encoding ABC transporter ATP-binding protein encodes MSADADADADAAPDADGDLLEVADLDAGYGDLQILDGVDLTVDDGEYVTIVGPNGAGKSTVMKSVFGLTTYMGGTIRFDGADITGRSPEEIIHEGIGYVPQSDNVFASLSVRENLEMGAYILDEVPEDRLAAVFDRFPILEERQAQTAGTLSGGQRQMLAMGRALMLDPSLLLLDEPSAGLAPDLVDEMFDRIDEINEAGTAILMVEQNAKEALRRCDRGYVLANGANRFEGDGRTLLDDDEVRREFLGG; translated from the coding sequence ATGAGCGCCGACGCGGACGCGGACGCGGACGCCGCCCCCGACGCCGACGGGGACCTCCTCGAAGTCGCGGACCTCGACGCCGGTTACGGCGACCTGCAGATCCTCGACGGCGTCGATCTGACCGTCGACGACGGGGAGTACGTCACCATCGTCGGTCCGAACGGCGCCGGCAAGTCGACGGTGATGAAGTCCGTGTTCGGGCTCACCACCTACATGGGCGGGACGATCCGGTTCGACGGGGCCGACATCACCGGCCGGTCGCCAGAGGAGATCATCCACGAGGGGATCGGATACGTCCCGCAGTCGGACAACGTCTTCGCCTCGCTCTCGGTGCGGGAGAACCTGGAGATGGGGGCGTACATCCTCGACGAGGTCCCGGAGGACCGACTCGCCGCGGTGTTCGACCGCTTCCCCATCCTCGAGGAGCGACAGGCCCAGACCGCGGGGACGCTGAGCGGCGGGCAACGACAGATGCTCGCGATGGGCCGGGCGCTCATGCTCGATCCGAGCCTGCTCCTCCTCGACGAACCGAGCGCCGGCCTCGCGCCGGACCTGGTCGACGAGATGTTCGACCGGATCGACGAGATCAACGAGGCCGGCACGGCGATCCTGATGGTCGAACAGAACGCCAAGGAGGCGCTCAGGCGGTGCGATCGGGGATACGTCCTCGCGAACGGGGCGAACCGCTTCGAGGGCGACGGCCGGACGCTCCTCGACGACGACGAGGTCCGGCGGGAGTTCCTCGGCGGTTAG
- a CDS encoding branched-chain amino acid ABC transporter permease, with protein MRGLVIGLAGIGLSMTYSILNFANFSHGDYITSGAFAGWATTYLLAGLGRADVGSLLLVGAGGSVLGGALGIGVTTTPLAVAAGVAVAGAFTVLLALALDRVVYEPIRSESGITLLITSIGVAFALRYLIQFVFGSSVRGTTAAGAIPQVPLYFVDGVVRVDAHDVTLLVVSVGLMLGVHLLLQTTKLGKAMRAMSDNEDLARITGIPTERVVRATWIVGGGLTGVAGYVFVLWKGTLGFNDGWLLLLLIFAAVILGGIGSIYGAIAGGLIIGVAASVSVLWIPAAFSRAAAFVVMIVILLVRPQGLFSGRSTA; from the coding sequence ATGCGCGGGCTCGTCATCGGCCTGGCGGGCATCGGGCTCTCGATGACCTACAGCATCCTGAACTTCGCGAACTTCTCGCACGGCGACTACATCACCAGCGGCGCGTTCGCCGGGTGGGCGACCACCTACCTGCTGGCGGGGCTGGGGCGGGCCGACGTCGGCTCGCTCCTGCTGGTCGGCGCCGGCGGGTCCGTCCTCGGCGGCGCGCTCGGCATCGGCGTGACGACCACGCCCCTGGCCGTCGCGGCCGGCGTCGCCGTCGCCGGCGCGTTCACCGTCCTGTTGGCGCTCGCGCTCGACCGGGTGGTCTACGAGCCGATCCGGTCGGAGAGCGGCATCACCCTCCTCATCACGAGCATCGGCGTCGCGTTCGCGCTGCGCTACCTGATCCAGTTCGTCTTCGGCTCCAGCGTCCGCGGGACGACCGCCGCGGGAGCCATCCCGCAGGTACCGCTCTACTTCGTCGACGGCGTCGTCCGCGTCGACGCCCACGACGTCACGCTGCTCGTCGTCTCCGTGGGTCTGATGCTCGGCGTCCACCTCCTCCTCCAGACGACGAAACTCGGCAAGGCCATGCGGGCGATGTCCGACAACGAGGACCTCGCGCGCATCACCGGCATCCCGACCGAGCGGGTCGTCCGCGCGACCTGGATCGTCGGCGGCGGCCTCACCGGCGTCGCCGGCTACGTGTTCGTCCTCTGGAAGGGGACCCTCGGGTTCAACGACGGCTGGCTGCTCCTCCTGCTGATCTTCGCGGCGGTCATCCTCGGCGGCATCGGCTCCATCTACGGCGCCATCGCCGGCGGTCTCATCATCGGCGTCGCGGCGTCCGTCTCGGTGCTCTGGATCCCGGCCGCGTTCTCGCGGGCGGCGGCGTTCGTCGTCATGATCGTCATCCTGCTCGTCCGCCCGCAGGGGCTGTTCTCAGGGAGGTCGACCGCATGA
- a CDS encoding DMT family transporter, which yields MSEADRRSLAAFAVAGLLFGGTFVAVKAGLAYFPPLLFVALRFDVAAVALLGYAALTADREDLLPRTWRDAAGILATGVFAIGLTNALLFVGQQHTTSAVAAIVFSLNPILTPLFASLLLADERLSLRGVAGMALGFVGVALVVNPDPATLMTGGVGKAILFAGAVLGALGSVLIRWSGGGLPSTVRTAWGLPFAALSCHLFSLWAGESPGSITWAPEAVAALAYVGVLAGAVAYIAYFGLLDAAGAIRANLVFYLVPVVAAVGGWALLGEHISTFAVVGFLTIFAGFAVIGSESVDLPTLRRRVADRTPDRIDAPPAEEPRGFEAD from the coding sequence GTGAGCGAGGCGGATCGCCGCTCGCTCGCCGCGTTCGCGGTTGCGGGCCTGCTGTTCGGCGGCACCTTCGTCGCGGTGAAGGCCGGACTCGCGTACTTCCCGCCCCTGCTGTTCGTCGCCCTCCGATTCGACGTCGCGGCGGTCGCGCTGCTCGGCTACGCGGCGCTCACGGCGGATCGGGAGGACCTGCTCCCCCGGACGTGGCGCGACGCGGCCGGCATCCTCGCGACCGGCGTGTTCGCCATCGGCCTCACGAACGCCCTCCTGTTCGTGGGACAGCAACACACCACGAGCGCCGTCGCGGCCATCGTGTTCAGCCTGAACCCCATCCTGACGCCGCTGTTCGCGTCGCTCCTGCTGGCCGACGAGCGCCTCTCGCTCCGGGGAGTCGCCGGCATGGCGCTGGGGTTCGTCGGCGTCGCCCTCGTCGTCAACCCCGACCCCGCGACCCTGATGACGGGCGGGGTCGGCAAGGCCATCCTCTTTGCCGGTGCGGTCCTCGGCGCCCTCGGGAGCGTCCTCATCAGGTGGTCCGGCGGCGGCCTGCCGAGCACGGTTCGCACCGCCTGGGGGCTCCCCTTCGCGGCGCTCAGCTGTCACCTGTTCAGCCTGTGGGCCGGCGAGTCGCCCGGATCGATCACCTGGGCGCCCGAGGCCGTCGCCGCGCTCGCGTACGTCGGCGTGCTCGCCGGCGCCGTGGCCTACATCGCCTACTTCGGCCTGCTCGACGCCGCGGGCGCCATCCGGGCGAACCTCGTGTTCTACCTGGTTCCCGTCGTCGCCGCGGTCGGCGGGTGGGCGCTCCTCGGCGAGCACATCTCGACGTTCGCGGTCGTCGGCTTCCTGACCATCTTCGCCGGGTTCGCGGTGATCGGGAGCGAGTCGGTCGACCTCCCGACGCTCCGGCGGCGGGTCGCCGACCGGACGCCCGACCGGATCGACGCCCCGCCCGCGGAGGAGCCCCGCGGATTCGAGGCGGACTGA
- a CDS encoding universal stress protein: MYERILVATDGSASANRAVSRALEQAEANGATLHAIFVVDTGRYGEPALSSTELVVDSIEDWGRNQLEEVVERADGLGIEVVTRCCHGTPHEEIIGYADDVDADVVVLGYQGQSHAAAERIGSVTDRVVRNAGRPVLVV, translated from the coding sequence ATGTACGAGAGAATCCTCGTCGCCACGGACGGCAGCGCCTCCGCGAACCGGGCGGTCTCCCGGGCCCTCGAACAGGCCGAGGCCAACGGCGCGACCCTCCACGCCATCTTCGTCGTGGACACCGGCCGCTACGGCGAACCGGCGCTGAGCAGCACCGAACTCGTCGTCGACTCCATCGAGGACTGGGGACGGAACCAGCTCGAGGAGGTGGTCGAACGCGCCGACGGGCTGGGCATCGAGGTCGTGACGCGGTGCTGTCACGGGACTCCCCACGAGGAGATCATCGGGTACGCGGACGACGTCGACGCGGACGTGGTCGTCCTCGGGTATCAGGGCCAGTCCCACGCCGCCGCCGAACGGATCGGGAGCGTGACCGACCGCGTCGTCCGGAACGCCGGGCGGCCCGTCCTCGTCGTCTAG
- a CDS encoding pyridoxamine 5'-phosphate oxidase family protein: protein MEHVDYVYTVGMEATELDARLRTGSTAVLALADGDDAYAVPLHYRYDGDRLLVRVSDHDGDAEKRRFLDATDTATLVRYAADAEESWSVHVRGPVREWTDAVDEATLNEWFPPFRLFDEAVGDVSFSLYELEMETVVGRKRV, encoded by the coding sequence ATGGAACACGTCGACTACGTCTACACCGTCGGCATGGAGGCGACCGAACTCGACGCGCGCCTCCGTACCGGCTCGACCGCCGTCCTCGCGCTCGCCGACGGCGACGACGCCTACGCGGTCCCGCTGCACTACCGCTACGACGGCGACCGACTCCTGGTTCGTGTGAGCGATCACGACGGCGACGCCGAGAAGCGCCGCTTCCTCGACGCCACCGACACCGCGACGCTCGTCAGGTACGCCGCCGACGCCGAGGAGTCCTGGAGCGTCCACGTGCGGGGGCCGGTCCGGGAGTGGACCGACGCCGTCGACGAGGCGACGCTCAACGAGTGGTTCCCGCCCTTCCGCCTGTTCGACGAGGCCGTCGGGGACGTGTCGTTCTCGCTGTACGAACTGGAGATGGAGACGGTCGTCGGTCGAAAGCGAGTGTAG
- a CDS encoding helix-turn-helix transcriptional regulator: MESALSEIEFLALSPNRVAVLRRLADERHTRTDLAVATGASQATLGRILRDFEERSWIRRSDGGYVATATGELVADGFLDLLEIVEIEGDLRPIVRYLPTDALGFDLRRFEDATITVPSGTKPNAPVTRVLEFLRTAEDVRVFSHAFNEGSLTVIEERVSDGEMTFEGVFSRSALDAVADDAGLRRRLDSLLGAPDATVRVRDGEIPLAVTVADDVVHMLLRDANGVLQASVDTDDPTVRAWATETFDDYWEAADPVDPDDLAR, translated from the coding sequence ATGGAGTCGGCACTGTCGGAGATCGAGTTCCTCGCGCTCTCGCCCAACCGGGTGGCGGTGCTGCGACGTCTCGCCGACGAGCGACACACCCGGACGGACCTGGCGGTGGCGACGGGGGCCTCGCAGGCGACGCTCGGGCGCATCCTCCGGGACTTCGAGGAGCGCTCGTGGATCCGCCGGAGCGACGGGGGGTACGTCGCCACCGCGACGGGTGAACTCGTCGCGGACGGCTTCCTCGACCTGCTGGAGATCGTGGAGATCGAGGGGGACCTCCGACCCATCGTCCGCTACCTGCCGACCGACGCGCTGGGCTTCGACCTGCGGCGATTCGAGGACGCGACGATCACCGTCCCGAGCGGGACGAAACCGAACGCGCCGGTCACGCGGGTGCTCGAGTTCCTCCGAACGGCCGAGGACGTGCGGGTGTTCTCCCACGCGTTCAACGAGGGGAGCCTCACGGTGATCGAAGAGCGGGTGAGCGACGGCGAGATGACGTTCGAGGGGGTGTTCTCCCGGAGCGCCCTGGACGCCGTCGCCGACGACGCCGGACTGCGGCGCCGACTCGACTCCCTGCTCGGGGCACCGGACGCGACGGTTCGGGTCCGGGACGGCGAGATTCCACTGGCGGTGACCGTCGCCGACGACGTGGTTCACATGCTCCTCCGGGACGCGAACGGGGTGTTACAGGCGTCGGTCGACACCGACGACCCGACCGTTCGCGCCTGGGCGACGGAGACGTTCGACGACTACTGGGAGGCGGCCGACCCGGTCGACCCCGACGACCTCGCGCGCTGA
- a CDS encoding ABC transporter ATP-binding protein, translated as MRRVSDAVERSRPDVTDTPLRVEGLTKRFGGITAVDGATFEVERGTLTGLIGPNGAGKSTTFDLVTGMLTPDAGTVTFDDEDITGLDPHRIADRGLVRTFQIARELKEMTVLENMMLAPKGQQGERLWRSVLPGVRGGVVSQEEELLDRVWETLEFFEIEHLAEEYAGNLSGGQRKLLEMARALLTDPDVLLLDEPFAGVNPTLERRLLEHVHELRDQGYTFLLVEHDMDLIMNNCRHVIVMHQGRILTEGTPEEVKQDEAVLEAYLGGDV; from the coding sequence GTGAGGAGGGTGAGTGACGCCGTCGAGCGGTCGCGTCCCGACGTGACCGACACGCCACTCCGGGTCGAGGGGCTCACCAAGCGCTTCGGCGGTATCACCGCCGTCGACGGCGCGACCTTCGAGGTCGAGCGCGGCACGCTCACCGGGTTGATCGGCCCGAACGGCGCCGGCAAGTCGACGACGTTCGACCTCGTCACCGGCATGCTCACCCCCGACGCCGGGACCGTCACCTTCGACGACGAGGACATCACCGGCCTCGACCCCCACCGGATCGCCGACCGCGGCCTGGTCCGGACCTTCCAGATCGCCCGCGAACTGAAGGAGATGACCGTCCTGGAGAACATGATGCTCGCGCCGAAGGGCCAGCAAGGCGAGCGGCTCTGGCGGTCGGTCCTCCCCGGCGTCCGCGGGGGCGTCGTCAGCCAGGAGGAGGAACTGCTGGATCGGGTGTGGGAGACCCTGGAGTTCTTCGAGATCGAACACCTGGCCGAGGAGTACGCGGGCAACCTCTCCGGCGGCCAGCGGAAACTCCTGGAGATGGCGCGCGCGCTGTTGACCGACCCCGACGTCCTCCTGCTCGACGAACCCTTCGCCGGCGTCAACCCGACGCTCGAACGCCGCCTCCTCGAACACGTCCACGAACTCCGGGATCAGGGCTACACCTTCCTGCTCGTCGAACACGACATGGATCTCATCATGAACAACTGCCGACACGTGATCGTGATGCATCAGGGGCGGATCCTGACCGAGGGGACGCCCGAGGAGGTCAAGCAGGACGAGGCGGTTCTCGAGGCGTATCTGGGTGGTGACGTATGA
- a CDS encoding branched-chain amino acid ABC transporter permease, with protein MSAETDAGPSTVETARRLWAEDAVKITVVLLVIYTAYLLSGLVLGYSVRGQLNSLASLTFYIGVFATLALALNLHWGYTGLFNIGVVGFMAVGIYVMAFVSKPLYGSGGAAQVGGLGLPIPVGILAGMIAAALLGFVVALPALRLRADYLAIVTIAMSEIVRFTFLSSTFQQFQVPHTLAGDTTRVGFGGGSGLILDFPDPLLAFIDMLGLSGAYAGLVAFVGRIVANNPEPIVHSLVYGVVLLGFVTAYFWLLKRTGESPFGRVLKAIREDEDVARALGKNTDRFKITSFMLGCALMGLVGILWLMGQGAVTPNFFRPRLTFFVWIALIIGGAGSNTGSVIGGALFAAVLYQGPLYFQNLVTSVFQPGDAPGSFGPAVAPLISGLDPVPFLLYTLDSVRQLQLVVMGVVLVWLMHNRPEGMLGHRKETAAAIPLVGRPTGEGSAPDPETGTSRADAEGGEEGE; from the coding sequence ATGAGCGCCGAGACGGACGCGGGTCCGAGTACCGTCGAGACCGCCCGCCGGCTCTGGGCGGAGGACGCCGTCAAGATCACCGTCGTCCTGCTGGTCATCTACACCGCGTACCTGCTGAGCGGACTGGTCCTCGGCTACAGCGTCCGCGGCCAGTTGAACTCCCTCGCCTCGCTGACCTTCTACATCGGCGTCTTCGCCACCCTCGCGCTCGCCTTGAACCTCCACTGGGGGTACACGGGCCTGTTCAACATCGGCGTCGTCGGCTTCATGGCCGTCGGCATCTACGTGATGGCGTTCGTCTCGAAGCCGCTGTACGGCTCCGGGGGCGCGGCACAGGTCGGCGGCCTCGGGCTCCCCATCCCGGTCGGAATCCTCGCGGGGATGATCGCCGCCGCGCTCCTCGGCTTCGTCGTCGCGCTTCCCGCCCTCCGGCTTCGCGCCGACTACCTCGCCATCGTCACCATCGCCATGTCGGAGATCGTCCGCTTTACCTTCCTCTCCTCGACCTTCCAGCAGTTCCAGGTTCCCCACACCCTCGCCGGCGACACCACCCGCGTCGGCTTCGGCGGCGGGAGCGGCCTCATCCTCGATTTCCCCGACCCGCTCCTGGCGTTCATCGACATGCTCGGCCTCTCGGGCGCCTACGCCGGCCTCGTCGCGTTCGTCGGACGGATCGTGGCGAACAACCCCGAGCCCATCGTCCACAGCCTCGTCTACGGCGTCGTCCTCCTGGGGTTCGTCACCGCCTACTTCTGGCTCCTGAAGCGGACGGGAGAATCGCCTTTCGGCCGCGTGCTGAAGGCGATCCGCGAGGACGAGGACGTGGCCCGCGCCCTCGGGAAGAACACCGACCGCTTCAAGATCACGTCGTTCATGCTCGGCTGTGCGCTGATGGGGCTTGTCGGCATCCTCTGGCTGATGGGCCAGGGCGCGGTCACGCCCAACTTCTTCCGCCCGCGGCTCACCTTCTTCGTCTGGATCGCCCTCATCATCGGCGGCGCCGGGTCGAACACGGGGAGCGTCATCGGCGGCGCCCTCTTCGCCGCCGTCCTCTATCAGGGGCCGCTCTACTTCCAGAACCTCGTCACGAGCGTCTTCCAGCCCGGCGACGCACCGGGGAGTTTCGGCCCCGCCGTCGCGCCGCTGATCTCGGGGCTCGATCCCGTCCCCTTCCTGCTTTACACGCTCGATTCGGTCCGCCAGCTCCAGCTCGTCGTCATGGGCGTGGTGCTCGTCTGGTTGATGCACAACCGCCCCGAGGGGATGCTCGGCCACCGCAAGGAGACGGCGGCCGCCATCCCGCTCGTCGGCCGGCCGACCGGCGAGGGGAGCGCGCCCGACCCCGAGACCGGGACCTCCCGAGCCGACGCCGAGGGGGGTGAGGAGGGTGAGTGA